The following proteins are co-located in the Synchiropus splendidus isolate RoL2022-P1 chromosome 14, RoL_Sspl_1.0, whole genome shotgun sequence genome:
- the rhcgb gene encoding ammonium transporter Rh type C-like 2, with amino-acid sequence MGAVQSFRVLCDGTKNTNVRFSLPSVCVVWQTAMIILFGVFIRYDEESDTHWTEYKTAENISSDIENDFYFRYPSFQDVHVMIFVGFGFLMTFLKRYSFGAVGFNFLIAAFGIQWALLMQGWFHSLDYTDGKIKIGVESLINADFCVAGCLIAYGAVLGKVSPVQLLVLTLFGVTLFAVEEYIILNLIHARDAGGSMVIHTFGGYYGLSISWMLYRPNLDQSSRLQGSVYHSDVFAMIGTLFLWMFWPSFNSAITDHGDGQHRAAINTYLALAATVLTTVAVSSLFQKHGKLDMVHIQNSTLAGGVAVGTAAEFMLMPYGSLIVGFCCGIVSTLGYIYLTPFMEKYMKIQDTCGIHNLHAMPGVIGGIVGAITAAAASEAVYSKDGLIHTFDFKGDFKDMVPTKQGGHQAAGLCVAICFGIGGGIIVGCILRMPIWGDAADDNCFDDEPYWELPEDEETSPPVLHYNNHMRNKEIAESNFTMEQN; translated from the exons ATGGGTGCAGTCCAGAGCTTCAGGGTTTTGTGCGACGGTACGAAAAACACGAATGTGCGTTTCAGTCTGCCGTCAGTGTGCGTGGTGTGGCAGACAGCCATGATCATTTTGTTTGGCGTCTTCATTCGGTACGATGAAGAGTCAGATACTCACTGGACAGAATACAAGACAGCCGAGAACATATCCAGTGACATTGAAAACGACTTTTACTTCCGATACCCAA GTTTCCAGGACGTCCATGTCATGATCTTCGTGGGGTTTGGTTTCCTCATGACTTTCCTGAAGAGGTACAGCTTCGGTGCAGTCGGCTTTAACTTCTTGATCGCGGCCTTCGGCATCCAGTGGGCGCTGCTGATGCAGGGATGGTTTCACTCGCTGGACTACACTGACGGAAAAATTAAAATTGGCGTGGAAAG CCTTATTAACGCTGACTTCTGCGTGGCTGGTTGCCTGATCGCCTACGGAGCAGTGCTGGGCAAAGTCAGTCCGGTCCAGCTGCTGGTCCTGACTCTTTTTGGGGTTACGTTGTTTGCAGTCGAGGAGTACATCATACTGAACCTCATACAT GCTAGAGATGCAGGAGGCTCCATGGTAATCCATACATTTGGAGGTTATTATGGTCTGTCCATCTCGTGGATGCTCTATCGACCGAACCTGGACCAGAGCAGCCGCCTGCAGGGGTCAGTGTATCACTCTGACGTCTTCGCCATGATTG GTACTCTCTTTCTCTGGATGTTCTGGCCGAGTTTCAACTCCGCCATCACCGACCACGGCGACGGACAGCACCGAGCAGCCATCAACACCTATCTGGCTCTGGCTGCAACAGTGCTCACCACAGTGGCCGTCTCCAGTCTGTTCCAGAAACACGGCAAGCTGGACATG GTTCACATCCAGAACTCCACCCTGGCCGGAGGCGTTGCCGTGGGAACTGCAGCAGAGTTCATGCTGATGCCATATGGGTCCCTGATTGTGGGATTCTGCTGCGGCATCGTCTCCACGTTGGGATACATCTATCTCACG CCATTTATGGAGAAGTACATGAAGATTCAGGACACCTGCGGGATCCACAACCTGCACGCCATGCCCGGGGTGATCGGTGGAATAGTGGGCGCTATaactgctgctgcagcctcagAGGCCGTCTACAGCAAAGACGG GTTGATACACACGTTTGACTTTAAGGGCGACTTCAAAGACATGGTACCCACGAAGCAGGGGGGTCACCAGGCTGCTGGTCTGTGTGTGGCCATCTGCTTTGGTATCGGTGGAGGCATCATCGTAG GTTGTATACTGAGGATGCCGATTTGGGGGGACGCTGCGGACGACAACTGCTTTGACGACGAGCCCTACTGGGAG TTGCCGGAGGACGAGGAAACCAGCCCACCTGTCCTGCATTACAACAACCACATGCGCAACAAAGAGat AGCGGAGTCCAATTTCACCATGGAGCAGAACTGA
- the gdpgp1 gene encoding GDP-D-glucose phosphorylase 1 isoform X2 codes for MPLQFTYSHKDFVVNVRWKTEWTDRQEKGLFRYTLGDLQTRILPGPHYFVAQLNEKRGIERRKPQAVCSIRQQFDGKLFNFNKIKPDEVILEMLKSDEGGSEDNRETAPCKMVVLVNVSPLEFGHSLFVPDPSLCLPQVLTRFAIQSGIESVLMSSDPGFRMGFNSLGAFASVNHLHLHGYYLDHELYVETVPVTPLLPHIGFYSLSEFPAGFMFYTESGGLDEVAKAVCQVTDFLVDADVCHNLFLTRGCPPYSPEQGHVDRSLRSGVRIIVWPKKACFGAKEESAFNVALCELAGHLPFKNMEEYQRATEDGVLDIIQKFLPPKEEFLKLEQQLIQHLRDK; via the exons ATGCCACTCCAGTTTACCTACAGCCACAAAGACTTTGTCGTCAATGTACGGTGGAAAACAG AATGGACTGACCGGCAGGAGAAAGGACTCTTCCGCTACACTTTGGGTGATTTGCAGACTCGCATCCTCCCGGGACCACATTATTTTGTTGCTCAGTTAAACGAAAAGAGAGGTATTGAGAGGAGGAAACCTCAGGCGGTCTGCAGCATCCGGCAACAGTTCGATGGCAAACTGTTTAATTTCAACAAGATCAAACCAGATGAAGTCATATTGGAGATGTTGAAGAGTGATGAAGGAGGCTCGGAGGACAACAGGGAAACTGCGCCTTGCAAGATGGTTGTCCTGGTCAATGTCAGCCCCCTGGAGTTTGGACATAGTCTGTTTGTTCCCGATCCATCACTGTGTCTTCCCCAGGTTCTGACTCGGTTCGCCATCCAAAGTGGAATTGAATCAGTACTGATGAGCTCCGACCCGGGCTTCCGCATGGGCTTCAATAGTCTCGGAGCGTTTGCGTCTGTCAATCACTTACACCTTCATGGATATTATCTGGACCATGAGCTTTACGTCGAGACCGTGCCTGTTACGCCACTCCTTCCTCACATTGGCTTTTACAGTCTGTCAGAATTTCCCGCTGGCTTCATGTTCTACACGGAGTCTGGAGGTTTGGATGAGGTCGCCAAAGCCGTCTGTCAAGTCACTGACTTCCTTGTGGATGCGGATGTGTGTCACAATCTTTTTCTGACCCGGGGTTGTCCTCCTTATAGTCCTGAGCAAGGTCACGTGGATCGCAGCTTGAGAAGTGGCGTGCGCATCATTGTGTGGCCCAAGAAAGCTTGCTTCGGTGCGAAAGAGGAAAGTGCTTTCAACGTTGCTCTTTGTGAGTTGGCAGGACATTTGCCCTTTAAAAACATGGAGGAATATCAGCGCGCTACTGAGGACGGTGTTCTGGATATAATTCAGAAGTTTCTCCCTCCCAAAGAAGAGTTTCTAAAGTTGGAACAGCAACTTATCCAGCATTTAAGAGACAAATAA
- the gdpgp1 gene encoding GDP-D-glucose phosphorylase 1 isoform X1: MNDKRLFNLLKCHSSLPTATKTLSSMYGGKQEKGLFRYTLGDLQTRILPGPHYFVAQLNEKRGIERRKPQAVCSIRQQFDGKLFNFNKIKPDEVILEMLKSDEGGSEDNRETAPCKMVVLVNVSPLEFGHSLFVPDPSLCLPQVLTRFAIQSGIESVLMSSDPGFRMGFNSLGAFASVNHLHLHGYYLDHELYVETVPVTPLLPHIGFYSLSEFPAGFMFYTESGGLDEVAKAVCQVTDFLVDADVCHNLFLTRGCPPYSPEQGHVDRSLRSGVRIIVWPKKACFGAKEESAFNVALCELAGHLPFKNMEEYQRATEDGVLDIIQKFLPPKEEFLKLEQQLIQHLRDK; this comes from the exons ATGAACGACAAACGGTTGTTTAACTTACTG AAATGCCACTCCAGTTTACCTACAGCCACAAAGACTTTGTCGTCAATGTACGGTGGAAAACAG GAGAAAGGACTCTTCCGCTACACTTTGGGTGATTTGCAGACTCGCATCCTCCCGGGACCACATTATTTTGTTGCTCAGTTAAACGAAAAGAGAGGTATTGAGAGGAGGAAACCTCAGGCGGTCTGCAGCATCCGGCAACAGTTCGATGGCAAACTGTTTAATTTCAACAAGATCAAACCAGATGAAGTCATATTGGAGATGTTGAAGAGTGATGAAGGAGGCTCGGAGGACAACAGGGAAACTGCGCCTTGCAAGATGGTTGTCCTGGTCAATGTCAGCCCCCTGGAGTTTGGACATAGTCTGTTTGTTCCCGATCCATCACTGTGTCTTCCCCAGGTTCTGACTCGGTTCGCCATCCAAAGTGGAATTGAATCAGTACTGATGAGCTCCGACCCGGGCTTCCGCATGGGCTTCAATAGTCTCGGAGCGTTTGCGTCTGTCAATCACTTACACCTTCATGGATATTATCTGGACCATGAGCTTTACGTCGAGACCGTGCCTGTTACGCCACTCCTTCCTCACATTGGCTTTTACAGTCTGTCAGAATTTCCCGCTGGCTTCATGTTCTACACGGAGTCTGGAGGTTTGGATGAGGTCGCCAAAGCCGTCTGTCAAGTCACTGACTTCCTTGTGGATGCGGATGTGTGTCACAATCTTTTTCTGACCCGGGGTTGTCCTCCTTATAGTCCTGAGCAAGGTCACGTGGATCGCAGCTTGAGAAGTGGCGTGCGCATCATTGTGTGGCCCAAGAAAGCTTGCTTCGGTGCGAAAGAGGAAAGTGCTTTCAACGTTGCTCTTTGTGAGTTGGCAGGACATTTGCCCTTTAAAAACATGGAGGAATATCAGCGCGCTACTGAGGACGGTGTTCTGGATATAATTCAGAAGTTTCTCCCTCCCAAAGAAGAGTTTCTAAAGTTGGAACAGCAACTTATCCAGCATTTAAGAGACAAATAA